CCTTGATAATGAAGAAACGCGCGACTTCTCTCTGACACTGGAAGAGGGGCCGCTCTCAGAGTTGACATCGGCGGAGGTGCTCTTTGGCGACATGGAGCCTGCGCTGCCAGAGATGAATGAAGCAGGTGGCTTTAGTGAATATGTGCCGTTTGATGAGCCGATGCCGCCTTATACGACGGTGGTTATCCGCTTAAACTAACCCTGACATCGTTCGCCTTCGCATAGCCAAAAATAAAACGAGGTCGCTGTTGTGCGACCTCGTTTTTAATATCAGCCTTGCGGTGATTATCAGTTATTGTTGTTATCTTCGTCATCGGGTGCCATGAACATTTCCCAGGGACCTGTCATGCCGCTGTCGGTGACGCCATAGTAAATGCGGATTGTGCCATTATCGCGCTGGACGAGATCATAGCGTGTCTGGCCCGCTTTCTGGTAACGTCGCCAGAGGCCAATGTTGTTATACCACTGTACCTTGGCTTCTTTAACCGGGTTGCCTTCGTACTGCCGGATGGCATAATGCCACAGACGTCGCGCACTATCCCGCGTCACGTTTTTGACGATGTTCCCATTACGCAGGTCGCGGATTGTATAGTAACGCGTATCATTGCGATTCTCGACGGAGGCGATTTCTGCGCCGGCACGAGGTGGCGTAACCTCATCTTCGCTGATGGCAACTTCTGCCGGCAGCGGTTCTTCAGCGAGCTTCTCCGCAGGCACTGGCATCCCATTATCAATTTCGATAGGCGCTTCTGTGCGCATAAAGACCAGCCCCTGACGCACCAGATTCACGATTTCATCGCGTACAGCGAGGCTTGTTTCGGCCTCATCACGCACGTAAATCTGGTTATCATTGATGGCATAGGGGCGATCTTCACCATAAGGGACCAGTACGCGAATAATGCTCTTGCCCTGCGTTTCCTGGGTATCGATATCGACATCAAGCGAGGGCGTCAGGACGCGGCTGATTTCTTTTTGTAGCGTCCGGGTGGCATCATTGATATCTTTAATGCCCTCAATGGGCTTGTTTTTGTCTTTGCTCAAACCAATGTAGATGGTCCCCCCATTGGTATTGGCAAAGGCACACACATCCGCGATGACATTATTCAGCTTGCCGCCTTTACGCTCCATGCCTTCATGGAAAGATTGCACAAGGCTGGGGCCTTCGTCGCGGGCTGCCAGGATGTAATCGTAGGGCTTCTTATCCGGGTTGTAGGGGCGTGTCCGGCTGAAATCGGTGCTGGCGAATAAATCTTTGATCGCCTCAAAGGAGCGATCTCGCAGCAGCATCTCCGTGACGCGCTCGCCAATGCCATAACGCGTGTTTTTGCCTTCTAAGAAGGTATCCAGGCTGTGTGCATCCGAGCCCTGGATTAAATGCATCCGGCGCGGATACTCCGGCTTGGTGCCATCAAAGAAGCGACGTGTCGAAGCACGTCCCCGACGATTGAGGTCCGTCAGCTCCAGGGCGTGCAAATAGCGGTCCTGCGTATAGGCGATACGGGTTTGCCCGCCAAAGTTAAGGCCCCGCATCATCACGCCATGAGCGCTGTTAATATGTGCCGCGATGGCGATCCCGCCTGCTTCTGCAATCAGTCGGTAAGCTTCAAGCACATCTGCTGTGGAGCCTGCCGCTGCGTCACCGCGTTCGAGCACATCCGGGGGCACGTTCAAGCTCAGCAAGACGTGCTCAATATAACGGATGGAGGTCGACGGTGAAAAAATACCCAGGATGTGAAAGCCAAATGTCGCGGAAAATTCAAAACCGGGCAGAACGAGGACCTTATCTAAAAGCCGACGATACTCTGCTAAAAGTCGCAGTTCGTCGGCCATAGCGCGCCCGGTTTGTTCCAGGAATTGCAGGCGTTCAATTTCATTCATCATGGCGACGTAGCCACCGACGGTGTTATGGTCGGTAAAGGCGATAATATCGACACCACGACGTTCTGCACGCCTGAGAATATCAATATAAGGGGCATCTGCATCTTTATAGTCCATACTGGCGGGCGTATGGACGTGTAAATCGACACGGTACCACTGCATGCGTGTTGCGTTTTTACTTGCCACGTTGCATTCCCACGGGGTAATAAAAAATAGTCTTATTCACCAATATATTGCCTGAAAAGCTCCGGGAGCTCTCCGGGTTCAAATGGCTTTACTAGAAAGGCATCTGCGCCTGCTGCCATCACCTCGTCAGAGACGTCCATCCCGGACGTAATAATAACCGGGGTGTGGGCGATAGTCGGGTGTGCGCGTAAAGCCTTTAAGACGGTCACACCATCTGTATCTGCCAGATGATAATCCATCAAAATAGCGTCTGGTGTTCTCTGTTCCGCCGTGTTGACGACTTCTGTACCCTTCGCTACGACAATAACGTCATACCCATCTAATTCCAACAGGGTTTGCAGTAGCGAGACGGTCGTGTGATCATCATCCACGATCATGATCTTGCTCATAGACATTCCTTATTATAGTAAAGCCGATAGCAATACTATCGGCTTTGATTATAGGTGATTTTCGATAGCTTGACGACCCGCCCCGACACTTATTGTGGCGGGGATTATGCAACTGTCTGATCTAGCGCAACTTCAAACGCTTTATCGACATGATCGATCAGGACGAACGTCATCTGATCGCGGACTTCGTCCGGCAACTCTTCCAGGTCAGGTTCGTTTTTCTTCGGCAGGATGACGGTATCCACGCCGATGCGGTGTGCAGCCAACACTTTATCTTTGATGCCGCCTACAGGCAGAACCTGCCCGTTGAGGGTTAACTCGCCGGTCATGGCGACATTATGCCGCGTTGGGCGGTGTGTTAGCAAGGAAGCCAGGGCCACAGCCATGGTGACGCCAGCAGATGGGCCATCTTTTGGCGTAGCACCTGCCGGGACGTGAAGGTGGAGTTCATTCTCTTTGAAGAACTGATTCTCCACGTTGAAATCCGCGGCTTTGGACCGAATATAGCTGAGGGCGATACGGGCGCTCTCCTGCATGACGTCGCCAAGTTGGCCTGTATACTGGAAGGCTTTATCACCCGGCATTGATGTCGCCTCGATAAAGAGGACATCACCACCGACGGGCGTCCACGCAAGACCCGTCGCCACACCTGGGAGATCCGTCCGATCTTCCAGTTCTGTACGATAGCCAAAGCGGGGTTTGCCCAACAGGTCCCGGACTTCTTCCGGGTCGATCTCCACGGTGTCATTGGTGCCTTCCGCAATGCGGGTGACGACCTTACGAGCCGCACGACCAATTTCACGTTCCAGGTTACGGACGCCAGCTTCGCGTGTGAAGTCACGGATAATCGTCAGCAGGGCCTCATCGTCGAAGTCAATTTCTTCTTCGCGCAGGCCATTTTCACGGATCTGACGGGGCACGAGATACTGGCTGGCGATAGCGAGCTTTTCTTGCTCGGTATAGCCGCTGAGCTGGATAAGCTCCATACGATCAAGCAGCGGCCCAGGGATTGTATCCAGCGAGTTGGCTGTCGTGATGAAGAAGACTTCGCTCAGGTCGAAAGGCACGTCCAGGTAGGTATCACGGAATTCCGCGTTCTGTTCCGGGTCGAGCAATTCCAACAAGGCAGAAGCCGGGTCACCACGGAAGTCACGACCCAGTTTGTCGACTTCATCCAGCATGATCAGCGGATTGCGTGATTCTGCACGGCGCAGTGTCTGCACAATACGTCCAGGCATCGCACCAATATATGTACGGCGGAAACCGCGAATTTCAGCTTCATCACGCACGCCACCCAGGCTCAGCCGGATGAACTTGCGACCCATTGCACGAGCAATGCTAGCACCAAGAGACGTTTTACCAACCCCTGGCGGGCCAACGAAGCAGAGAATGGCGCCCTGGCGTTCGCGCCGGACCTGGCTCAGGGGCGTTTCTTCCAATTCATCGGAGCGCTCCGAGCGCAATTTACGCACAGCCAGGAATTCCAGAATGCGCTCTTTGATGTCCTTCAGGCCATAGTGGTCTTCATTGAGCACCTGACGTGCATGGCTAATATCGAGATTGTCGTCTGTTCGCTTGTTCCACGGCATGTTCACCAACCAATCCAGGTAGGTGCGGATTACGCCGTACTCCGCGGAGGCAACAGAAAGCTTACTCAGGCGGTCGAGTTCGCGCTCGGCTTCGCCACGAGCTTCTTCGCTCATGCCTGCTTCTTCAATGGCTTTGCGGAATTGGCCGACTTCTTCTGTCTGGTCATCACCTTCAGCGAGTTCACGTTGAATCGCCTTGAGCTGTTCGCGTAGATAATATTCGCGTTGGCTCTTTTCCATCTCAGATTGGGCTTCGCTCTGGATTTTACGGCCCAGTTCCAGCACTTCCACTTCTTTATTGAGCAGCTCGAGCAGGTAACGTAGTTTTTCCTGCGTGCTTTCCAGCTCCAGTAGTTCCTGTGCTTTTTCCAGGTCGATACGAATATAGGTCGCAACGGAATAGGCGAGCTGCAGCGGGTCATCTGTGGCGAGCGCTGTCGTTACCAGTTCCGGCGGGATGCTGGGCATGAGGTCCGCCAGGTGACGGAACTGATCCATGACATTGCGTTCTAATGCTTCAACTTCCAGCTCGCTCTCGACGGATTCCGGAATTTCGCTGATGGAAGCCTTGAGATATGGTTCTTCTGAGGTGTATTCGTTGATACGAATCCGCTTGAGGCCCTGTACCAGCAGGCGAATGGTGCCATCTGGGGCGCGGAATAAGCGGTGAATGGCTGCTAATGTACCGACACGGTAAATATCATCTGGTCCTGGTGTTTCCATATCAGGATCAAACGCTGTGACCAGGCCAACCAGACGATTTCCCTCGATGACATCGTCAACGAGCTTCAGGCTGCGCTGCTGGCCAACAGTCAGCGGAATCGCTGTATGCGGATAAACCACCAGTCCACGTAGGGGCAGAATAGGGACTTCTGCGGGGAACTCGTTGGTATCGCGTGCTTTGTCTTCTTCAGTAATGGCATGGGGCGAGCCGTTGCCAGAAGACATTAAATCCGCGATTAAACGTTCGAGATCGTTACTCATATTTATTGTATCCTTAACCAGTGGTCTCACTGTTTGTGTAGCATGTCTGGGGTCAGGGGACTTACCAGACGTGGATCATTTCACGTGTGTATAAAACATGTGTGTATGACGGCGAGACGAACAGACTTCTTTAAAATGCATTGCTTGTGACGCGTACATCTGCTGAATCGCCATTGTGATAGATTGTTTGCCAGTTTGATAGACAATACCCTGATGTGTAGTTTAGCGTGTCCAAATAAAAAGTATGTAAGATTCTCATGTCTCTTGTGCGCTTCTAACAAAGCGCTGACGATTGGTGCCTTCGCTCACTCGATTAATATGAGTTTTGGGTCGTATGCTGGCTTGCCAGAGAGCCGCCTTCACCCTGGATTCATGAAACTGCAACAGGAATCTGCAATTAGAAGATGCATCTAAGAATCGTGCTTAAGCACTTCACACGAAGGCCGTCTCTCAAACGTATGCTAGAACTCGTAAATGTCGAAGTCTTTGCACAGCGTGATGGGGCCATCGTAGCGTTGAGCGGCTTCATCTACCAATGGCGCCGGGTCAACATTCCACACCGGGTAATGGATGAGGTAGAGCGACTTTGACCCTGATTCCTGAGCGATTTGGGCCGCCTGGGTTGCTGTACT
The Phototrophicus methaneseepsis DNA segment above includes these coding regions:
- a CDS encoding RNA-binding domain-containing protein; translation: MASKNATRMQWYRVDLHVHTPASMDYKDADAPYIDILRRAERRGVDIIAFTDHNTVGGYVAMMNEIERLQFLEQTGRAMADELRLLAEYRRLLDKVLVLPGFEFSATFGFHILGIFSPSTSIRYIEHVLLSLNVPPDVLERGDAAAGSTADVLEAYRLIAEAGGIAIAAHINSAHGVMMRGLNFGGQTRIAYTQDRYLHALELTDLNRRGRASTRRFFDGTKPEYPRRMHLIQGSDAHSLDTFLEGKNTRYGIGERVTEMLLRDRSFEAIKDLFASTDFSRTRPYNPDKKPYDYILAARDEGPSLVQSFHEGMERKGGKLNNVIADVCAFANTNGGTIYIGLSKDKNKPIEGIKDINDATRTLQKEISRVLTPSLDVDIDTQETQGKSIIRVLVPYGEDRPYAINDNQIYVRDEAETSLAVRDEIVNLVRQGLVFMRTEAPIEIDNGMPVPAEKLAEEPLPAEVAISEDEVTPPRAGAEIASVENRNDTRYYTIRDLRNGNIVKNVTRDSARRLWHYAIRQYEGNPVKEAKVQWYNNIGLWRRYQKAGQTRYDLVQRDNGTIRIYYGVTDSGMTGPWEMFMAPDDEDNNNN
- the lon gene encoding endopeptidase La; the protein is MSNDLERLIADLMSSGNGSPHAITEEDKARDTNEFPAEVPILPLRGLVVYPHTAIPLTVGQQRSLKLVDDVIEGNRLVGLVTAFDPDMETPGPDDIYRVGTLAAIHRLFRAPDGTIRLLVQGLKRIRINEYTSEEPYLKASISEIPESVESELEVEALERNVMDQFRHLADLMPSIPPELVTTALATDDPLQLAYSVATYIRIDLEKAQELLELESTQEKLRYLLELLNKEVEVLELGRKIQSEAQSEMEKSQREYYLREQLKAIQRELAEGDDQTEEVGQFRKAIEEAGMSEEARGEAERELDRLSKLSVASAEYGVIRTYLDWLVNMPWNKRTDDNLDISHARQVLNEDHYGLKDIKERILEFLAVRKLRSERSDELEETPLSQVRRERQGAILCFVGPPGVGKTSLGASIARAMGRKFIRLSLGGVRDEAEIRGFRRTYIGAMPGRIVQTLRRAESRNPLIMLDEVDKLGRDFRGDPASALLELLDPEQNAEFRDTYLDVPFDLSEVFFITTANSLDTIPGPLLDRMELIQLSGYTEQEKLAIASQYLVPRQIRENGLREEEIDFDDEALLTIIRDFTREAGVRNLEREIGRAARKVVTRIAEGTNDTVEIDPEEVRDLLGKPRFGYRTELEDRTDLPGVATGLAWTPVGGDVLFIEATSMPGDKAFQYTGQLGDVMQESARIALSYIRSKAADFNVENQFFKENELHLHVPAGATPKDGPSAGVTMAVALASLLTHRPTRHNVAMTGELTLNGQVLPVGGIKDKVLAAHRIGVDTVILPKKNEPDLEELPDEVRDQMTFVLIDHVDKAFEVALDQTVA
- a CDS encoding response regulator transcription factor, producing MSKIMIVDDDHTTVSLLQTLLELDGYDVIVVAKGTEVVNTAEQRTPDAILMDYHLADTDGVTVLKALRAHPTIAHTPVIITSGMDVSDEVMAAGADAFLVKPFEPGELPELFRQYIGE